The Cloeon dipterum chromosome 3, ieCloDipt1.1, whole genome shotgun sequence genome includes a region encoding these proteins:
- the REPTOR gene encoding protein CREBRF homolog isoform X3: MADPMYGGGEMFFLNSPIKQEPGSAMDSQGANNPLGLPIPNRRGGATRGIEFNYDLDEALMLGALPSLGNANNAHPGHILSNQDISLTQAVTGNFNLDSNPVGPSVWVSMCHDSTFKMDEEDDILQGPTLAELNANDETLLEDLSFDDLILPDDSALLGSITDSNSQTASFPSSNGQNFLKEMTQLSSSMPASQNLFVGIPSPGSQQTPLVLSPRSPARPGSSNSSTGRHSTLHELLMRRNEPDHSSQLSPGSFNVLSSTAGPSTSSMSRLSSSAPTHLGFDQIWQRREPRQHLLSTGSLVEAGSTSSLSTGGVLSPASHELSHDEGFDSEDDSDHYDDFSSDGDSSDGEGGSSGRGGRPKGSKKERYFWQYNVQAKGPKGQRLVLKTKQEDPHYLNEVTDPVFSPSCSVRGIKHSGKARKGDGNDLTPNPKKLNTIGKELDKLGRIINDMTPVSELPVTVRPKSRKEKNKLASRACRLKKKAQHEANKIKLFGLEIEHKRLIAAIQQVKSMVVTSYGNDSAEAREEIARNVEKTRRMAQTGVHIAGNTTDYVNTILDKVKAGVPGGGLEEM, from the exons ATGGCGGACCCCATGTACGGGGGTGGCGAAATGTTCTTCCTGAACTCGCCAATAAAGCAGGAGCCCGGCAGCGCGATGGACTCGCAGGGGGCCAACAACCCTTTGGGGCTGCCAATCCCGAACCGGCGCGGTGGCGCCACCAGGGGCATTGAGTTCAACTACGACCTCGATGAGGCGCTGATGCTTGGCGCCCTGCCCAGCCTAGGCAACGCCAACAACGCCCACCCTG GACACATATTGTCGAACCAGGACATTTCCCTTACACAGGCCGTGACCGGAAACTTCAATTTGGACTCTAATCCGGTCGGGCCGTCTGTCTGGGTGTCCATGTGCCACGACAGCACCTTCAAGATGGACGAGGAGGACGACATTCTGCAG GGCCCCACCTTGGCGGAGCTGAACGCCAACGACGAGACCCTGCTGGAGGACCTTAGCTTCGACGACCTCATCCTTCCAGATGACTCGGCGCTCCTAGGCTCCATCACCGACTCAAACTCGCAGACAGCCTCCTTTCCCTCCTCGAATGGCCAGAACTTCCTCAAGGAAATGACGCAGCTCTCGTCTAGCATGCCGGCCAGCCAGAACCTGTTCGTCGGCATCCCCAGTCCTGGGAGCCAGCAGACACCGCTCGTATTGTCTCCTCGCTCGCCTGCCCGACCCGGCTCCTCGAATAGCAGCACCGGTAGGCACAGCACCCTCCACGAGCTGCTCATGCGACGCAACGAGCCCGAT CATTCGAGTCAACTGAGTCCAGGCAGTTTCAATGTGCTTTCCTCGACTGCCGGACCCAGCACGTCGTCCATGTCGCGTCTGTCGTCGTCGGCGCCAACGCACCTGGGCTTCGACCAGATCTGGCAGCGCCGAGAGCCTAGGCAGCACCTCCTTTCGACGGGCTCGTTGGTTGAGGCCGGCTCCACCTCGTCCCTCTCAACTGGTGGCGTTCTCAGTCCAGCCTCGCACGAGCTCTCACACGACGAGGGATTTGACTCTGAGGACGACAGCGACCACTATGACGACTTTTCTTCTGACGGAG acTCTAGTGATGGTGAGGGCGGCAGCTCTGGACGCGGAGGGCGGCCTAAGGGTTCAAAGAAGGAGCGCTATTTTTGGCAGTACAACGTGCAGGCCAAGGGTCCCAAGGGACAGCGGCTCGTGCTCAAGACCAAGCAGGAAGACCCGCACTACCTTAATGAGGTCACCGACCCCGTCTTCAGCCCCAGCTGCAGCGTCAGAGGCATCAAGCACAG tggcAAGGCGAGGAAAGGTGATGGCAACGACCTGACACCAAATCCAAAGAAACTGAACACAATTGGCAAGGAACTGGACAAGCTTGGCAGGATCATCAACGACATGACGCCGGTTAGTGAGCTCCCTGTCACGGTCAGACCCAAGTCGAGGAAAGAAAAGAACAAGCTGGCCTCAAG ggCGTGCCGGTTGAAGAAGAAAGCACAGCACGAGGCAAACAAGATCAAGCTATTTGGCTTGGAGATAGAACACA AACGCTTAATAGCCGCCATTCAGCAAGTAAAAAGCATGGTGGTCACCAGCTATGGCAACGATTCCGCTGAGGCCCGAGAGGAGATCGCCAGGAATGTCGAGAAAACAAGGAGAATGGCACAGA CAGGGGTGCACATCGCCGGAAACACAACCGACTACGTGAACACGATCCTGGACAAGGTGAAGGCCGGTGTTCCTGGGGGCGGACTGGAGGAGATGTGA
- the REPTOR gene encoding protein CREBRF homolog isoform X2, whose amino-acid sequence MADPMYGGGEMFFLNSPIKQEPGSAMDSQGANNPLGLPIPNRRGGATRGIEFNYDLDEALMLGALPSLGNANNAHPGHILSNQDISLTQAVTGNFNLDSNPVGPSVWVSMCHDSTFKMDEEDDILQVDKADLIQGPTLAELNANDETLLEDLSFDDLILPDDSALLGSITDSNSQTASFPSSNGQNFLKEMTQLSSSMPASQNLFVGIPSPGSQQTPLVLSPRSPARPGSSNSSTGRHSTLHELLMRRNEPDHSSQLSPGSFNVLSSTAGPSTSSMSRLSSSAPTHLGFDQIWQRREPRQHLLSTGSLVEAGSTSSLSTGGVLSPASHELSHDEGFDSEDDSDHYDDFSSDGDSSDGEGGSSGRGGRPKGSKKERYFWQYNVQAKGPKGQRLVLKTKQEDPHYLNEVTDPVFSPSCSVRGIKHSGKARKGDGNDLTPNPKKLNTIGKELDKLGRIINDMTPVSELPVTVRPKSRKEKNKLASRACRLKKKAQHEANKIKLFGLEIEHKRLIAAIQQVKSMVVTSYGNDSAEAREEIARNVEKTRRMAQRVHIAGNTTDYVNTILDKVKAGVPGGGLEEM is encoded by the exons ATGGCGGACCCCATGTACGGGGGTGGCGAAATGTTCTTCCTGAACTCGCCAATAAAGCAGGAGCCCGGCAGCGCGATGGACTCGCAGGGGGCCAACAACCCTTTGGGGCTGCCAATCCCGAACCGGCGCGGTGGCGCCACCAGGGGCATTGAGTTCAACTACGACCTCGATGAGGCGCTGATGCTTGGCGCCCTGCCCAGCCTAGGCAACGCCAACAACGCCCACCCTG GACACATATTGTCGAACCAGGACATTTCCCTTACACAGGCCGTGACCGGAAACTTCAATTTGGACTCTAATCCGGTCGGGCCGTCTGTCTGGGTGTCCATGTGCCACGACAGCACCTTCAAGATGGACGAGGAGGACGACATTCTGCAG GTTGACAAAGCGGACTTGATTCAGGGCCCCACCTTGGCGGAGCTGAACGCCAACGACGAGACCCTGCTGGAGGACCTTAGCTTCGACGACCTCATCCTTCCAGATGACTCGGCGCTCCTAGGCTCCATCACCGACTCAAACTCGCAGACAGCCTCCTTTCCCTCCTCGAATGGCCAGAACTTCCTCAAGGAAATGACGCAGCTCTCGTCTAGCATGCCGGCCAGCCAGAACCTGTTCGTCGGCATCCCCAGTCCTGGGAGCCAGCAGACACCGCTCGTATTGTCTCCTCGCTCGCCTGCCCGACCCGGCTCCTCGAATAGCAGCACCGGTAGGCACAGCACCCTCCACGAGCTGCTCATGCGACGCAACGAGCCCGAT CATTCGAGTCAACTGAGTCCAGGCAGTTTCAATGTGCTTTCCTCGACTGCCGGACCCAGCACGTCGTCCATGTCGCGTCTGTCGTCGTCGGCGCCAACGCACCTGGGCTTCGACCAGATCTGGCAGCGCCGAGAGCCTAGGCAGCACCTCCTTTCGACGGGCTCGTTGGTTGAGGCCGGCTCCACCTCGTCCCTCTCAACTGGTGGCGTTCTCAGTCCAGCCTCGCACGAGCTCTCACACGACGAGGGATTTGACTCTGAGGACGACAGCGACCACTATGACGACTTTTCTTCTGACGGAG acTCTAGTGATGGTGAGGGCGGCAGCTCTGGACGCGGAGGGCGGCCTAAGGGTTCAAAGAAGGAGCGCTATTTTTGGCAGTACAACGTGCAGGCCAAGGGTCCCAAGGGACAGCGGCTCGTGCTCAAGACCAAGCAGGAAGACCCGCACTACCTTAATGAGGTCACCGACCCCGTCTTCAGCCCCAGCTGCAGCGTCAGAGGCATCAAGCACAG tggcAAGGCGAGGAAAGGTGATGGCAACGACCTGACACCAAATCCAAAGAAACTGAACACAATTGGCAAGGAACTGGACAAGCTTGGCAGGATCATCAACGACATGACGCCGGTTAGTGAGCTCCCTGTCACGGTCAGACCCAAGTCGAGGAAAGAAAAGAACAAGCTGGCCTCAAG ggCGTGCCGGTTGAAGAAGAAAGCACAGCACGAGGCAAACAAGATCAAGCTATTTGGCTTGGAGATAGAACACA AACGCTTAATAGCCGCCATTCAGCAAGTAAAAAGCATGGTGGTCACCAGCTATGGCAACGATTCCGCTGAGGCCCGAGAGGAGATCGCCAGGAATGTCGAGAAAACAAGGAGAATGGCACAGA GGGTGCACATCGCCGGAAACACAACCGACTACGTGAACACGATCCTGGACAAGGTGAAGGCCGGTGTTCCTGGGGGCGGACTGGAGGAGATGTGA
- the REPTOR gene encoding protein CREBRF homolog isoform X1 translates to MADPMYGGGEMFFLNSPIKQEPGSAMDSQGANNPLGLPIPNRRGGATRGIEFNYDLDEALMLGALPSLGNANNAHPGHILSNQDISLTQAVTGNFNLDSNPVGPSVWVSMCHDSTFKMDEEDDILQVDKADLIQGPTLAELNANDETLLEDLSFDDLILPDDSALLGSITDSNSQTASFPSSNGQNFLKEMTQLSSSMPASQNLFVGIPSPGSQQTPLVLSPRSPARPGSSNSSTGRHSTLHELLMRRNEPDHSSQLSPGSFNVLSSTAGPSTSSMSRLSSSAPTHLGFDQIWQRREPRQHLLSTGSLVEAGSTSSLSTGGVLSPASHELSHDEGFDSEDDSDHYDDFSSDGDSSDGEGGSSGRGGRPKGSKKERYFWQYNVQAKGPKGQRLVLKTKQEDPHYLNEVTDPVFSPSCSVRGIKHSGKARKGDGNDLTPNPKKLNTIGKELDKLGRIINDMTPVSELPVTVRPKSRKEKNKLASRACRLKKKAQHEANKIKLFGLEIEHKRLIAAIQQVKSMVVTSYGNDSAEAREEIARNVEKTRRMAQTGVHIAGNTTDYVNTILDKVKAGVPGGGLEEM, encoded by the exons ATGGCGGACCCCATGTACGGGGGTGGCGAAATGTTCTTCCTGAACTCGCCAATAAAGCAGGAGCCCGGCAGCGCGATGGACTCGCAGGGGGCCAACAACCCTTTGGGGCTGCCAATCCCGAACCGGCGCGGTGGCGCCACCAGGGGCATTGAGTTCAACTACGACCTCGATGAGGCGCTGATGCTTGGCGCCCTGCCCAGCCTAGGCAACGCCAACAACGCCCACCCTG GACACATATTGTCGAACCAGGACATTTCCCTTACACAGGCCGTGACCGGAAACTTCAATTTGGACTCTAATCCGGTCGGGCCGTCTGTCTGGGTGTCCATGTGCCACGACAGCACCTTCAAGATGGACGAGGAGGACGACATTCTGCAG GTTGACAAAGCGGACTTGATTCAGGGCCCCACCTTGGCGGAGCTGAACGCCAACGACGAGACCCTGCTGGAGGACCTTAGCTTCGACGACCTCATCCTTCCAGATGACTCGGCGCTCCTAGGCTCCATCACCGACTCAAACTCGCAGACAGCCTCCTTTCCCTCCTCGAATGGCCAGAACTTCCTCAAGGAAATGACGCAGCTCTCGTCTAGCATGCCGGCCAGCCAGAACCTGTTCGTCGGCATCCCCAGTCCTGGGAGCCAGCAGACACCGCTCGTATTGTCTCCTCGCTCGCCTGCCCGACCCGGCTCCTCGAATAGCAGCACCGGTAGGCACAGCACCCTCCACGAGCTGCTCATGCGACGCAACGAGCCCGAT CATTCGAGTCAACTGAGTCCAGGCAGTTTCAATGTGCTTTCCTCGACTGCCGGACCCAGCACGTCGTCCATGTCGCGTCTGTCGTCGTCGGCGCCAACGCACCTGGGCTTCGACCAGATCTGGCAGCGCCGAGAGCCTAGGCAGCACCTCCTTTCGACGGGCTCGTTGGTTGAGGCCGGCTCCACCTCGTCCCTCTCAACTGGTGGCGTTCTCAGTCCAGCCTCGCACGAGCTCTCACACGACGAGGGATTTGACTCTGAGGACGACAGCGACCACTATGACGACTTTTCTTCTGACGGAG acTCTAGTGATGGTGAGGGCGGCAGCTCTGGACGCGGAGGGCGGCCTAAGGGTTCAAAGAAGGAGCGCTATTTTTGGCAGTACAACGTGCAGGCCAAGGGTCCCAAGGGACAGCGGCTCGTGCTCAAGACCAAGCAGGAAGACCCGCACTACCTTAATGAGGTCACCGACCCCGTCTTCAGCCCCAGCTGCAGCGTCAGAGGCATCAAGCACAG tggcAAGGCGAGGAAAGGTGATGGCAACGACCTGACACCAAATCCAAAGAAACTGAACACAATTGGCAAGGAACTGGACAAGCTTGGCAGGATCATCAACGACATGACGCCGGTTAGTGAGCTCCCTGTCACGGTCAGACCCAAGTCGAGGAAAGAAAAGAACAAGCTGGCCTCAAG ggCGTGCCGGTTGAAGAAGAAAGCACAGCACGAGGCAAACAAGATCAAGCTATTTGGCTTGGAGATAGAACACA AACGCTTAATAGCCGCCATTCAGCAAGTAAAAAGCATGGTGGTCACCAGCTATGGCAACGATTCCGCTGAGGCCCGAGAGGAGATCGCCAGGAATGTCGAGAAAACAAGGAGAATGGCACAGA CAGGGGTGCACATCGCCGGAAACACAACCGACTACGTGAACACGATCCTGGACAAGGTGAAGGCCGGTGTTCCTGGGGGCGGACTGGAGGAGATGTGA
- the LOC135939485 gene encoding uncharacterized protein LOC135939485 has protein sequence MNEYLSTLMVSPKVVEALVFVDGSIFTLYLAAIHEIWRYKSPWSNSWFDRPANLLAFCAYSLSYSLKLALLCSMDDDEIRFGNGNCRSLALILCINPMFFFIYFCVCGSSNTMSSKWNSMEFVLRCLITPLIESSEFMNMLHSRRLHAGPWPDELLMAVRWIPLTTGTLLPIGGAVVLCLTDKQFEKLTQKFGSVKLLAALGLMTIVSIHFVLRICVLMYCPDLRDLPDISSMHYYILMDPAILVSCLMYIKEEAVIKPYEVAVRQEDSV, from the exons ATGAACGAATATCTGAGCACACTCATGGTGTCCCCAAAAGTCGTGGAAGCACTGGTATTTGTGGATGGCTCCATTTTCACCCTGTACCTTGCTGCCATCCATGAGATTTGGAGGTACAAGTCTCCATGGAGCAACAGCTGGTTTGACCGACCTGCGAACTTACTCGCGTTCTGCGCGTACAGCCTGTCCTACTCCCTCAAGTTGGCGCTGCTCTGTTCCATGGACGATGACGAAATTCGATTTGGCAACGGCAACTGCAGAAGTTTGGCG CTCATCCTGTGCATCAATCCAATGTTCTTCTTTATTTACTTCTGTGTATGCGGGAGCTCGAACACAATGTCATCGAAGTGGAACTCAATGGAGTTCGTTCTCCGATGCCTAATAACGCCATTAATAGAATCAAGCGAGTTCATGAACATGCTGCACTCCAGGAGGTTACACGCTGGGCCTTGGCCTGACGAGCTCTTGATGGCCGTCAGGTGGATCCCGCTGACCACCGGAACCCTGCTGCCGATCGGAGGCGCCGTCGTTCTCTGTCTCACCGACAAGCAGTTTGAGAAACTGACCCAGAAGTTTGGAAGTGTGAAACTTCTCGCAGCTTTGGGACTCATGACGATTGTGTCCATCCATTTTGTCCTCAGAATTTGCGTCTTGATGTATTGCCCAGATCTGCGGGACTTGCCCGACATCTCCAGCATGCACTACTACATACTTATGGATCCGGCGATCCTGGTCTCATGCCTAATGTACATAAAAGAGGAGGCAGTGATCAAGCCATACGAAGTTGCTGTGCGCCAGGAAGACTCTGTATAG
- the GlnRS gene encoding probable glutamine--tRNA ligase: protein MPEPSDQELLAKIGLSEQKIKETLKNKVVTANLRTAILAAEDVGSSNGALLYHLASKIKAQVAQHIALIAAYVGQGKLDSTLRIDAALEYLLSNPGGPVDKGKLEVAAGVGVVVTPEQIENAVEEAIEKHKSALLEKRYQCNMGQIMLDARAKLSKWVDGKALRNEVDLQVLNLLGPKTEEDLNPKQSDKKASKPPKEKKPEKSNKEEAPVEKLSMAEFLKTKVFFHKPGENHKTEGYVLTEKTKDLLNEHIKLTGGKVRTRFPPEPNGILHIGHAKAININFGYASAHGGICFLRYDDTNPEKEEEKFFVGIKDMVEWLGYTPYKITHSSDYFEQLYLWAVELIKRDLAYVCHQRADELKGFNPPPSPYRNRPIDESLQLFEDMKNGKIGEGEATLRMKITLEEGKQDPVAYRIKFVPHHRTGDEWCIYPTYDYTHCLCDSIEHITHSLCTKEFQSRRSSYYWLCNSLDVYCPVQWEYGRLNINYTVVSKRKIAKLIEEQIVSDWDDPRLFTLTALRRRGFPSEAINNFCAQMGLTGAQVVVDPQALDASVRDVLNVTAPRCMAVLEPLAIHITNFPSNSPIECLVPDFPNEPNKGSHKVPFAKDLFIESSDFKQEPEKGYRRLAPGQSVGLRHTGYVISLKKVVTDSAGRISKLEVECVDANTVEKPKAWIHWVSNPVKIEVRLYDRLFQHKNPEDSNEVPGGFLSDCNRDSLTKVAALADSSVRNAKVYDKFQFERLGFFSVDPDSTKGQLVFNRTVTLKEDSGKV from the exons ATGCCTGAACCGTCCGACCAAGAGCTGTTGGCCAAAATCGGTCTCAGCGAGCAGAAGATCAAGGAGACCCTGAAAAACAAAGTGGTCACCGCCAACTTGAGGACTGCGATTTTAGCG GCAGAGGATGTCGGAAGTTCCAACGGTGCCTTGCTTTACCACCTGGCTTCGAAAATCAAAGCCCAAGTCGCGCAGCACATTGCACTGATAGCAGCCTACGTCGGCCAAGGAAAGCTGGACTCGACCCTGCGAATCGATG CCGCCTTGGAGTACCTGCTGTCTAACCCAGGAGGGCCCGTTGATAAGGGAAAACTTGAGGTGGCGGCCGGGGTCGGCGTCGTCGTTACTCCGGAGCAGATTGAGAATGCTGTTGAGGAGGCCATTGAAAAGCACAAGAGTGCTTTGCTTGAGAAAAg GTACCAATGCAACATGGGACAAATCATGTTAGACGCGAGGGCAAAGCTGAGCAAATGGGTGGATGGGAAAGCATTGCGAAACGAGGTGGACCTGCAGGTTCTGAACCTTTTGGGCCCCAAGACTGAAGAGGATTTAAATCCAAAACAGAGTGATAAAAAGGCCAGTAAGCCCCCTAAAGAGAAGAAACCCGAAAAATCGAATAAGGAAGAGGCGCCAGTGGAGAAACTGAGCATGGCTGAGTTCCTCAAGACTAAAGTGTTCTTCCACAAGCCTGGAGAAAATCATAAAACGGAAGGATATGTGCTGACTGAAAAGACAAAGGACCTGCTCAATGAACATATTAAACTGACTGGAGGGAAG GTTCGAACTCGGTTTCCTCCAGAGCCAAACGGAATCCTGCACATCGGCCACGCCAAGGCgatcaacattaattttggctACGCATCCGCGCATGGAGGCATTTGCTTTCTGAGGTACGATGACACTAATCCTGAgaaggaagaagaaaagttCTTTGTCGGCATCAAGGACATGGTTGAGTGGCTTG GCTACACGCCGTACAAGATCACGCACAGTTCTGACTACTTCGAGCAGCTGTACCTGTGGGCCGTGGAGCTTATCAAGCGCGACCTGGCCTACGTGTGTCACCAGAGAGCCGACGAGCTGAAGGGATTTAATCCACCACCGTCTCCTTACCGCAACAGGCCCATCGACGAGAGTCTCCAGCTCTTTGAg gacatgaaaaatggaaagatTGGCGAAGGAGAAGCGACCTTGAGGATGAAGATCACCCTGGAGGAGGGAAAGCAAGACCCTGTGGCTTACAGGATCAAATTCGTGCCGCACCACAGAACCGGAGATGAGTGGTGTATCTACCCTACCTACGACTACACTCACTGCCTCTGTGACTCCATTGAGCACATCACGCACTCTCTCTGCACCAAGGAGTTCCAGTCAAG GCGTTCATCCTATTACTGGCTGTGCAATTCTCTGGACGTCTACTGCCCAGTGCAGTGGGAATATGGCAGGCTCAACATCAACTACACTGTCGTGTCGAAGAGGAAAATCGCCAAACTCATTGAGGAGCAAATCGTTAGCG ATTGGGATGATCCGAGGCTATTCACGCTGACTGCGCTGCGCCGTAGAGGCTTTCCGTCCGAAGCCATCAACAATTTCTGCGCACAGATGGGTCTGACGGGAGCCCAGGTCGTGGTTGATCCGCAAGCCCTGGACGCCAGTGTGCGTGACGTGCTGAACGTGACGGCGCCAAGATGCATGGCCGTGTTGGAGCCGCTAGCCATCCACATCACAAACTTCCCCTCAAATAGCCCGATAGAGTGCCTAGTGCCTGACTTCCCGAACGAGCCAAACAAAGGCAGCCACAAGGTCCCGTTTGCCAAGGATCTCTTTATTGAGTCCTCCGATTTCAAACAG GAGCCGGAAAAAGGCTACAGAAGACTTGCGCCGGGCCAGTCAGTTGGTCTTCGGCACACTGGCTATGTCATCAGCCTGAAGAAGGTGGTCACGGACAGCGCAGGAAGGATCAGTAAATTGGAAGTTGAGTGCGTCGACGCAAATACGGTCGAGAAGCCAAAGGCCTGGATCCACTGGGTGTCTAATCCGGTCAAAATTGAAGTTCGGCTCTACGACCGACT TTTCCAGCACAAAAACCCCGAAGACTCAAACGAAGTGCCTGGAGGGTTCCTCAGTGACTGCAACAGGGATTCTCTCACCAAAGTCGCCGCACTTGCTGACAGCTCTGTCCGAAATGCGAAGGTCTACGACAAGTTCCAGTTTGAACGCCTTGGCTTCTTCTCTGTTGATCCAGACTCGACAAAAGGCCag ctTGTGTTTAACAGGACGGTCACCCTAAAAGAAGATTCGGGCAAGGTGTAA